One genomic segment of Candidatus Binatus sp. includes these proteins:
- a CDS encoding dodecin → MPDKTYKIIEVVGVSDKSIHEAVRNAIAKARQTLRNIDWFEVGQVRGAVGKGGEIDFQVEVRIGFRLEGDAVS, encoded by the coding sequence ATGCCCGACAAGACGTACAAGATCATTGAAGTGGTCGGCGTTTCAGACAAGAGCATCCACGAGGCGGTGCGCAACGCGATCGCCAAGGCCAGGCAGACGCTGCGCAATATCGATTGGTTCGAGGTCGGGCAGGTTCGCGGCGCGGTGGGTAAGGGCGGCGAAATCGATTTTCAGGTCGAAGTGCGAATCGGATTCCGGCTCGAGGGTGATGCGG